From Streptomyces yatensis, one genomic window encodes:
- a CDS encoding helix-turn-helix transcriptional regulator → MDRMRADRLLSLLLLLQNRGRMTAPELAAELEVSVRTVYRDVEALSASGVPVYADRGPAGGYRLLDGYRTRLTGLTGDEADSLFLAGMPGPAAELGLGADLTTAQLKLRAALPAQLGERSRRIQERFHLDAPGWFRDAEPVPHLAAAAEAVWELRVLRVHYRRWRGEVRRELCPLGLVLKGGIWYLVARVEDTVRSYRVSRILAAEVLEEAFERPAGFDLAAYWEESSRRLESSRFHGEAELLLSERGVKLLPMQFGAVGAEAVAAADPPDDRGRRRVVLPVESLPVAVHDMLRLGTDAEVLGPPELRSAVAGAVAELALRYGAPKDDTPGAPPNHDTPSGAGRTVHDPQDTP, encoded by the coding sequence ATGGACCGCATGCGCGCCGACCGCCTTCTCTCGCTGCTTCTGCTGCTGCAGAACCGGGGCCGGATGACCGCGCCCGAGCTCGCCGCCGAGCTGGAGGTCTCGGTGCGCACCGTCTACCGCGATGTGGAGGCGCTGAGCGCGTCCGGTGTGCCGGTGTACGCCGACCGCGGCCCGGCCGGGGGCTACCGGCTGCTCGACGGCTACCGCACCCGGCTGACCGGGCTCACCGGCGACGAGGCCGACTCGCTCTTCCTCGCCGGGATGCCGGGCCCGGCGGCCGAGCTGGGCCTGGGCGCCGACCTCACCACGGCCCAGCTCAAGCTGCGGGCCGCGCTCCCGGCCCAACTGGGCGAGCGCTCCCGCCGCATCCAGGAGCGCTTCCACCTCGACGCGCCGGGCTGGTTCCGGGACGCCGAGCCGGTGCCCCATCTGGCGGCCGCCGCCGAGGCCGTGTGGGAGCTGCGGGTCCTGCGGGTGCACTACCGCCGCTGGCGCGGCGAGGTGCGGCGGGAGCTGTGCCCGCTGGGCCTCGTCCTCAAGGGCGGCATCTGGTACCTGGTGGCGCGGGTCGAGGACACCGTGCGCAGCTACCGGGTCTCCCGGATCCTCGCCGCCGAGGTGCTGGAGGAGGCCTTCGAACGGCCCGCCGGGTTCGACCTCGCCGCCTACTGGGAGGAGTCGTCCCGCCGTCTGGAGTCCTCGCGCTTCCACGGCGAGGCCGAACTCCTGCTCTCCGAGCGCGGGGTGAAGCTGCTCCCGATGCAGTTCGGGGCGGTGGGCGCGGAGGCGGTGGCCGCGGCGGACCCGCCCGACGACCGGGGGCGCCGGCGTGTCGTCCTCCCCGTGGAATCGCTGCCGGTCGCGGTCCACGACATGCTGCGGCTGGGCACCGACGCCGAGGTGCTGGGGCCGCCCGAGCTGCGCTCGGCCGTCGCCGGCGCCGTCGCCGAACTGGCCCTCCGCTACGGCGCGCCGAAGGACGACACCCCCGGGGCCCCGCCGAACCACGACACGCCGAGCGGGGCCGGGAGAACGGTGCATGATCCGCAGGACACCCCCTAG
- a CDS encoding alpha/beta fold hydrolase, whose product MTTVVHHRTATVDGLEVFYREAGDPQAPVVVLLHGFPTSSHMFRRLIPALADRYRVIAPDHIGFGQSAMPSLRDFPYTFDALTQVTSGLLQSLGVDRFAMYVQDYGAPIGWRLALRDPDRITAIITQNGNAYVDGFVKSFWDGVFAYAEASGPETEAPMRGALTAESIRWQYLNGVPDPTLVSPDNWVHDLALLDRPGNDEIQLRLFRDYSTNVDLYPRVQQYFRDSRVPLLAVWGANDEIFGPAGAEAFGQDLPDAEIHLLDTGHFALESHLRPITEYIRDFLGRVLV is encoded by the coding sequence ATGACTACCGTAGTCCACCACCGCACCGCCACCGTCGATGGCCTGGAGGTCTTCTACCGGGAGGCCGGCGACCCCCAGGCGCCCGTCGTGGTGCTGCTGCACGGCTTTCCGACCAGCTCGCACATGTTCCGCCGGCTGATCCCGGCACTCGCCGACCGATACCGCGTCATCGCCCCCGACCACATCGGGTTCGGCCAGTCCGCGATGCCCTCGCTGCGGGACTTCCCCTACACCTTCGACGCCCTCACCCAGGTCACCTCGGGCCTGCTGCAGAGCCTCGGCGTCGACCGGTTCGCGATGTACGTACAGGATTACGGCGCCCCCATCGGCTGGCGGCTCGCGCTGCGCGACCCGGACCGCATCACCGCGATCATCACCCAGAACGGCAACGCCTACGTCGACGGCTTCGTCAAGTCGTTCTGGGACGGCGTGTTCGCCTACGCCGAGGCTTCCGGACCGGAGACCGAGGCTCCCATGCGCGGCGCGCTGACCGCCGAGAGTATTCGCTGGCAGTATCTGAACGGAGTCCCCGACCCCACTCTGGTCAGCCCCGACAACTGGGTGCACGACCTGGCGCTCCTGGACCGGCCCGGCAACGACGAGATCCAGCTCAGGCTCTTCCGCGACTACTCCACCAACGTGGACCTCTATCCGCGGGTCCAGCAGTACTTCCGCGACTCCCGGGTCCCGCTGCTGGCGGTCTGGGGCGCCAACGACGAGATCTTCGGCCCGGCGGGCGCGGAGGCGTTCGGCCAGGACCTGCCCGACGCCGAGATCCATCTGCTCGACACCGGGCACTTCGCCCTCGAAAGCCATCTGCGGCCGATCACCGAGTACATCCGCGACTTCCTCGGCCGCGTCCTGGTCTGA
- the nthB gene encoding nitrile hydratase subunit beta, which translates to MDGIADMGGTPGWGPVRPPRRDEPVFEEPWQGRAFALASLSGRIAFGGVNLDAFRHALERLDRAAYLDDGYYGRWLGGAELMLADSAVLAPGAIGARARNLRGEDVEEPPIPEPAVPDYAPSAEGSLRPVDRAPAFAVGERVRTKAMSVPGHTRLPGYARGHTGTVEVVQPAFVLPDTNAHFRGENPQYVYSVRFDSRELWGADAEPFAVTADLFENYLEATS; encoded by the coding sequence ATGGATGGCATCGCTGATATGGGCGGCACCCCCGGATGGGGCCCCGTCCGTCCACCGAGGCGCGATGAGCCGGTCTTCGAGGAGCCCTGGCAGGGCCGGGCCTTCGCGCTGGCCAGTCTCTCCGGCCGGATCGCCTTCGGCGGCGTCAACCTGGACGCCTTCCGGCACGCGCTCGAGCGCCTGGACCGTGCCGCCTACCTGGACGACGGCTACTACGGGCGCTGGCTGGGCGGCGCGGAGCTGATGCTCGCCGACAGCGCCGTCCTCGCGCCGGGCGCGATCGGCGCACGCGCCCGCAATCTGCGGGGCGAAGACGTGGAGGAGCCGCCTATCCCCGAGCCCGCCGTGCCCGACTACGCGCCGAGCGCCGAGGGCTCGCTGCGCCCGGTGGACCGCGCGCCCGCCTTCGCCGTCGGCGAGCGGGTGCGGACGAAGGCCATGTCGGTGCCCGGGCACACCCGGCTGCCGGGCTACGCACGGGGACACACCGGAACCGTCGAGGTCGTCCAGCCCGCCTTCGTACTGCCGGACACCAACGCCCACTTCCGGGGCGAGAACCCGCAGTACGTCTACTCGGTGCGCTTCGACTCCCGCGAGCTGTGGGGCGCCGACGCCGAGCCTTTCGCGGTCACCGCCGACCTGTTCGAGAACTACCTGGAGGCCACCTCATGA
- a CDS encoding FAD-dependent monooxygenase produces MQQPRAVVIGAGVGGLTAAAALHRRGWSLTVLERAARLEPVGAGISLAPNSQRALDAIDLGDDVRALAAWQGGGGLRTPGGRRLSRMDSAATAERFGGPLVLLHRSTLVDLLVSRLPEGVVRTGAAARLADPGGADRPARVTTEDGTHEADLVIGADGIDSAVRRTLFPDHPGPRYAGFTTWRVVIPDPGRPFEPHETWGRGRIWGTQPLKDGRVYAYAAAVAPSGGRAPDDERSELLRLYGDWHRPVPDILAAAAPQDVLRHDIRYMAEPLPAYHRGRVALLGDAAHAMAPTMGQGGNQAIEDAVVLAHHLAPGAADPSAALAAYTRDRLPRTMDVVRRSARTARMITLTSAPAVALRDTAIAAVGRLVPGLALRSFDGIADWHPPTRTYPSGAQRKA; encoded by the coding sequence ATGCAGCAGCCCCGTGCCGTCGTCATCGGTGCCGGAGTCGGCGGGCTCACCGCCGCCGCGGCCCTGCACCGCCGCGGCTGGTCCCTCACCGTCCTGGAGCGGGCCGCCCGCCTCGAGCCCGTCGGCGCCGGTATCTCGCTCGCCCCCAACTCCCAGCGTGCCCTGGACGCCATCGACCTCGGCGACGACGTACGCGCGCTCGCCGCCTGGCAGGGCGGCGGCGGACTGCGCACCCCCGGCGGCCGCCGGCTCTCCCGGATGGACAGCGCGGCGACGGCCGAGCGCTTCGGCGGCCCGTTGGTCCTCCTCCACCGGTCCACCCTCGTCGACCTGCTGGTCTCCCGGCTCCCCGAGGGCGTGGTCCGCACCGGGGCCGCCGCCCGGCTGGCCGACCCCGGCGGCGCCGACCGCCCGGCCCGCGTCACCACCGAGGACGGCACACACGAGGCGGACCTCGTCATCGGCGCCGACGGCATCGACTCGGCCGTCCGCCGCACGCTCTTCCCCGACCACCCCGGGCCCCGCTACGCCGGATTCACCACCTGGCGTGTCGTCATCCCCGACCCCGGGCGTCCGTTCGAGCCCCATGAGACCTGGGGGAGGGGCCGGATCTGGGGCACCCAGCCGCTCAAGGACGGCCGGGTCTACGCCTACGCGGCGGCCGTCGCCCCGTCCGGCGGCCGCGCCCCCGACGACGAGAGGTCCGAACTGCTGCGGCTCTACGGCGACTGGCACCGGCCCGTCCCCGACATCCTCGCCGCCGCCGCGCCCCAGGACGTGCTGCGCCATGACATCCGGTACATGGCCGAGCCCCTGCCCGCCTACCACCGGGGCCGGGTCGCCCTCCTCGGCGACGCCGCCCACGCGATGGCCCCCACGATGGGGCAGGGCGGCAACCAGGCCATCGAGGACGCCGTCGTCCTCGCCCACCATCTGGCCCCCGGCGCCGCCGACCCCTCCGCAGCCCTGGCCGCCTACACCCGCGACCGGCTGCCCCGCACGATGGACGTGGTACGCCGCTCGGCGCGCACCGCCCGCATGATCACCCTCACCAGCGCCCCGGCCGTCGCCCTGCGCGACACCGCCATCGCAGCCGTCGGCCGCCTCGTCCCCGGTCTGGCCCTGCGCTCCTTCGACGGCATCGCCGACTGGCATCCGCCCACCCGCACGTATCCTTCGGGGGCACAGCGGAAGGCATGA
- a CDS encoding nitrile hydratase accessory protein: MTAPLDIEGPAAPPRSNGELVFAEPWESRAFGMAVSLYEAGAFTWPEFQAALIARIAAWEAAAAPDEPYHYYRLWLAALEDTLAGRCAVSADEVTARTLALAQRPPGHDHRDGHAHEHHHAHEHHHAH; this comes from the coding sequence ATGACCGCGCCACTGGACATCGAGGGCCCGGCCGCGCCACCGCGCTCCAACGGCGAGTTGGTGTTCGCCGAGCCCTGGGAGAGCCGGGCCTTCGGCATGGCCGTCAGCCTGTACGAGGCGGGCGCCTTCACCTGGCCGGAGTTCCAGGCCGCGCTGATCGCCCGGATCGCGGCCTGGGAGGCCGCGGCGGCGCCCGACGAGCCGTACCACTACTACCGGCTCTGGCTGGCCGCCCTGGAGGACACGCTCGCCGGCCGGTGCGCCGTTTCAGCGGACGAAGTCACCGCCCGCACCCTCGCCCTGGCGCAACGCCCCCCGGGCCACGACCACCGCGACGGCCACGCCCACGAGCACCACCACGCCCACGAGCACCACCACGCCCACTGA
- the lnt gene encoding apolipoprotein N-acyltransferase has translation MRRPVGGGDRWGRRLASPWWRGALALLAGALPALAFPEPSLWWWAYAALVPWLLLVRSAPTGRRAVLDGWLGGAGFLLAAHHWLMPSLHVFIVVLALLLGLLWAPWGWLTHRLLHGRPGSGRVAAALVVLPSAWLMAELVRSWEYLGGPWGLLGASQWQVAPALRLASVGGVWLLGFLLVMVNVAVAVLIAVARARTVALAGLTACGAAAAAAWAWVPQAKEPGTARIAVVQPGVIHGPGPRFERSAELTRQLADRHVDLVVWGESSVAQDLTTHPEVRRRLAGLSRTVGADLLVNVDARRSDRPGIYKSSVLIGPNGPTGQRYDKMRLVPFGEYVPARPLLGWATSVGKAAGEDRHRGTGPVVMNLPGSLRIGPLVCFESAFPDMSRTLAREGARMLVVQSSTSTFQGSWAPEQHASLAALRAAETWRPMVHATLTGESAVFGPRGEPVGPRMPTDAGAATVYTVPLGQGTSPYVRIGPWPVYGAMAALAVFCAAEGGRALRRRTDRPSDHGPDRRTDQPTPGRP, from the coding sequence GTGCGGAGGCCGGTCGGCGGCGGGGATCGGTGGGGGCGGCGGCTCGCCTCCCCGTGGTGGCGCGGCGCGCTGGCGCTGCTGGCGGGCGCGCTGCCCGCGCTGGCCTTTCCCGAGCCCTCGCTGTGGTGGTGGGCGTATGCCGCCCTGGTGCCGTGGCTGCTGCTGGTGCGCTCGGCGCCCACCGGCCGCCGGGCGGTGCTGGACGGCTGGCTGGGCGGCGCCGGGTTCCTGCTCGCGGCGCACCACTGGCTGATGCCGAGCCTGCATGTGTTCATCGTGGTGCTGGCGCTGCTGCTGGGGCTGTTGTGGGCGCCCTGGGGGTGGCTGACGCACCGGCTGCTGCACGGCCGCCCGGGTTCCGGACGGGTGGCGGCGGCGCTGGTGGTGCTGCCGTCCGCCTGGCTGATGGCCGAGCTGGTGCGGTCCTGGGAGTATCTCGGCGGGCCCTGGGGGCTGCTGGGCGCGAGCCAGTGGCAGGTGGCGCCCGCGCTGCGGCTGGCCTCGGTGGGCGGGGTGTGGCTGCTCGGCTTTCTGCTGGTCATGGTGAACGTCGCGGTGGCCGTGCTGATCGCGGTGGCCCGGGCCCGTACGGTGGCGCTGGCCGGGCTCACCGCGTGCGGCGCGGCGGCGGCCGCGGCATGGGCCTGGGTGCCGCAGGCCAAGGAGCCGGGGACGGCGCGGATCGCGGTGGTGCAGCCGGGGGTCATCCACGGTCCGGGGCCGCGCTTCGAGCGCAGCGCGGAGCTGACCCGGCAGCTGGCCGACCGCCATGTCGACCTGGTGGTGTGGGGCGAGAGCAGCGTGGCCCAGGATCTGACCACCCACCCGGAGGTGCGCCGGCGGCTGGCCGGGCTGTCCCGGACGGTGGGCGCGGATCTGCTGGTCAACGTGGACGCGCGGCGCAGCGATAGGCCCGGGATCTACAAGAGCTCGGTGCTGATCGGGCCGAACGGCCCGACGGGGCAGCGCTACGACAAGATGCGGCTGGTCCCCTTCGGGGAGTACGTCCCGGCCCGGCCGCTGCTGGGCTGGGCCACCTCGGTGGGCAAGGCGGCCGGTGAGGACCGCCACCGCGGCACCGGGCCGGTGGTGATGAACCTCCCGGGCTCGCTGCGGATCGGGCCGCTGGTGTGCTTCGAGTCCGCGTTCCCGGACATGAGCCGGACCCTGGCGCGGGAGGGGGCGCGAATGCTCGTCGTCCAGTCCTCGACCTCGACCTTCCAGGGGAGCTGGGCGCCCGAGCAGCACGCCTCGCTGGCCGCGCTGCGCGCCGCCGAGACCTGGCGGCCGATGGTGCACGCCACGCTGACCGGGGAGAGCGCGGTGTTCGGGCCGCGCGGCGAGCCGGTGGGCCCCCGGATGCCCACCGACGCCGGCGCGGCCACCGTCTACACCGTGCCGCTGGGGCAGGGCACGAGCCCGTATGTGCGGATCGGGCCCTGGCCGGTGTACGGGGCGATGGCGGCGCTCGCCGTCTTCTGCGCCGCCGAGGGGGGCCGGGCGCTCAGACGGCGGACGGACCGGCCGTCGGACCACGGTCCGGACCGGCGGACAGACCAGCCGACTCCAGGGCGTCCCTGA
- a CDS encoding CGNR zinc finger domain-containing protein, whose amino-acid sequence MVTTQEQQDTLLELLNSTPVVRGVVQDQLADPEAARAWQQAHGGSGTAEEHAWLLRARDALQDVVRGARPAASLAPLLDGVTSHPEVSSEGVSWELDAPEERRMAVEAVLAWSALLETMSGRLRPCANPECRRFLLDRSKTNKARWCSMAVCGNRMKARRHYQRTRDGAAE is encoded by the coding sequence ATGGTGACCACGCAGGAGCAGCAGGACACGCTGCTGGAACTCCTCAACAGCACACCGGTGGTCCGCGGGGTCGTCCAGGACCAGCTCGCGGATCCGGAAGCGGCAAGGGCCTGGCAGCAGGCACACGGTGGCAGCGGCACCGCGGAGGAGCACGCCTGGCTCCTGCGCGCGCGGGACGCGCTGCAGGACGTGGTGCGCGGCGCCCGGCCCGCCGCTTCACTGGCTCCGCTCCTCGACGGGGTCACCTCCCACCCGGAGGTCTCCTCCGAGGGGGTGTCCTGGGAGCTCGACGCCCCCGAGGAGCGCCGGATGGCGGTGGAGGCGGTGCTGGCCTGGAGCGCGCTGCTGGAAACGATGTCCGGGCGGCTGCGGCCGTGCGCCAACCCGGAGTGCCGGCGCTTCCTCCTCGACCGCAGCAAGACCAACAAGGCCCGCTGGTGCTCGATGGCGGTCTGCGGCAACAGGATGAAGGCCAGGCGCCACTACCAGCGCACCCGGGACGGAGCGGCCGAGTAA
- the nthA gene encoding nitrile hydratase subunit alpha, with protein MTPTDGGPGEAPPVALRTEALEQLLTERGLIDPKVMNEIITTYETNVGPLNGAKVVARAWTDPEYRRRLLQDGTAAIEELGFSGSQGEHIVVVENTATTHHVVVCTLCSCYPWPVLGLPPSWYKDPAYRARVVKEPRTVLSEMGLELDDDVRITVHDSTSEVRWLVLPERPAGTEHLSEEQLVPLVTREVMVGVAKVAAP; from the coding sequence ATGACCCCCACCGATGGCGGACCGGGCGAGGCCCCTCCCGTGGCCCTGCGCACCGAGGCGCTCGAGCAACTGCTCACCGAGCGGGGCCTGATCGACCCGAAGGTGATGAACGAGATCATCACCACCTACGAGACCAACGTGGGCCCGCTCAACGGCGCCAAGGTCGTCGCCAGGGCGTGGACCGACCCGGAGTACCGGCGGCGGCTCCTCCAGGACGGCACCGCGGCCATCGAGGAGCTCGGCTTCTCGGGGTCGCAGGGCGAGCACATCGTCGTGGTGGAGAACACCGCGACCACCCACCATGTGGTGGTGTGCACGCTGTGCTCCTGCTACCCGTGGCCGGTGCTCGGACTGCCGCCGAGCTGGTACAAGGACCCCGCCTACCGCGCACGCGTGGTCAAGGAGCCCCGCACGGTGCTGTCCGAGATGGGCCTCGAACTCGACGACGACGTGCGGATCACCGTCCACGACTCCACCAGCGAGGTGCGCTGGCTGGTACTGCCCGAGCGTCCGGCCGGCACCGAGCACCTCTCCGAGGAACAGCTCGTGCCGCTGGTGACCCGGGAGGTGATGGTCGGCGTGGCCAAGGTGGCGGCACCATGA
- a CDS encoding DinB family protein: protein MTTTERHEAPRTADERTSLEGWLDFHRATLALKCEGLDDKQLREASAPPSDLTLLGLVRHMAEVERNWFRRVLAHEDVPPIWYSEEDPDGDFHTTDGDTTESAFTIWRDEIAKAKEAAAGRSLDDVVTRPGRGDYNLRWIYLHMIEEYARHNGHADLIRERIDGVTGD, encoded by the coding sequence ATGACGACCACAGAACGCCATGAAGCACCCCGGACCGCCGATGAACGCACCAGCCTGGAGGGGTGGCTGGACTTCCATCGCGCGACCCTCGCCCTCAAATGCGAGGGGCTGGACGACAAGCAGCTGCGCGAGGCGTCGGCGCCGCCGTCCGACCTGACCCTGCTCGGCCTCGTACGGCATATGGCCGAGGTCGAGCGCAACTGGTTCCGGCGGGTCCTCGCCCACGAGGACGTACCGCCGATCTGGTACAGCGAGGAGGACCCGGACGGGGACTTCCACACCACCGACGGGGACACCACGGAAAGCGCCTTCACCATCTGGCGGGACGAGATCGCCAAGGCCAAGGAGGCCGCCGCGGGCCGTTCCCTGGACGATGTCGTCACCCGTCCCGGCCGTGGGGACTACAACCTGCGCTGGATCTATCTGCACATGATCGAGGAGTACGCCCGCCACAACGGCCACGCCGACCTCATACGCGAGCGGATCGACGGCGTCACCGGCGACTAG
- a CDS encoding TetR/AcrR family transcriptional regulator — MTADRTAASASAASVSASAASASAASRAELIADTALGLLAERGMRGLTHRAVDEAAGLPLGSTSNHARTRAALLKAAVRRLAQRESEVLTPDEMPRSAGAARNGADPVAELADALSLALHRSLTAQRDLLIARYELALEATRRPELREFYDATGRGFREPLEAMMTALGSTEPRRHARSLVAWCEGLMFSCAAGADHDAVPDRATLRTGFAELLRGMLNE, encoded by the coding sequence ATGACCGCTGATCGAACCGCCGCCTCCGCATCGGCCGCGTCCGTCTCCGCGTCGGCCGCGTCCGCGTCCGCCGCCTCCCGGGCCGAGCTGATCGCCGACACCGCCCTGGGGCTGCTGGCCGAGCGCGGGATGCGCGGGCTGACGCACCGTGCGGTGGACGAGGCGGCCGGGCTGCCGCTCGGCTCGACCTCCAACCACGCCCGGACTCGCGCCGCCCTGCTCAAGGCGGCGGTCCGGCGGCTGGCCCAGCGGGAGTCGGAGGTGCTGACGCCCGATGAGATGCCACGTTCGGCCGGCGCGGCGCGGAACGGGGCCGATCCGGTCGCGGAGCTGGCCGACGCGCTCTCGCTCGCCCTGCACCGCTCGCTCACCGCCCAGCGCGATCTGCTGATCGCCCGCTACGAACTCGCCCTGGAGGCGACCCGCCGCCCCGAACTGCGGGAGTTCTACGACGCGACGGGGCGCGGCTTCCGCGAGCCGCTCGAGGCGATGATGACGGCACTCGGCTCCACCGAGCCCCGGCGGCACGCGCGGTCGCTGGTCGCCTGGTGCGAGGGGCTGATGTTCAGCTGCGCCGCGGGCGCCGACCACGACGCCGTACCCGACCGCGCGACACTGCGCACCGGCTTCGCGGAGCTGCTGCGCGGGATGCTGAACGAATAA
- a CDS encoding Gfo/Idh/MocA family protein produces the protein MRVGCVGLGDIAQKAYLPVLMARPGLEPHLHTRTPATLWRVADTYRVPEAQRHAGLDSLLAAGLDAAFVHAPTDTHAGLVTRLIEAGVPTYVDKPLAYHLADSERIVRLAEERGVSLMVGFNRRYAPGYAQCLDHPRDLILLQKNRVGLAEDPRTLVLDDFIHVVDTLRFLVPGPVDHIDVRARVRDGLIHHVLLQLSGDGFTALGVMNRMSGSTEEVLEVSGQDTKRQVLNLAEVIDHKGQPSVRRRGDWVPVARQRGIEQITDAFLDAVRSGRRIGAEDALRTHELCERVVRDALESAGLSAGPDRGPTAGPSAV, from the coding sequence ATGAGGGTCGGCTGCGTCGGGCTCGGCGACATCGCGCAGAAGGCGTATCTGCCCGTACTCATGGCCCGTCCCGGCCTGGAGCCGCATCTGCACACCCGCACCCCCGCCACCCTGTGGCGGGTCGCCGACACCTATCGCGTCCCCGAAGCCCAGCGCCACGCCGGCCTCGACTCGCTGCTCGCGGCCGGGCTGGACGCGGCCTTCGTGCACGCCCCGACCGACACCCACGCCGGCCTCGTCACCCGGCTGATCGAGGCCGGGGTGCCCACCTACGTCGACAAGCCGCTCGCGTACCACCTCGCCGACAGCGAGCGGATCGTGCGGCTCGCCGAGGAGCGCGGGGTGAGCCTGATGGTCGGCTTCAACCGGCGTTACGCGCCCGGCTACGCGCAGTGCCTGGACCATCCGCGCGATCTGATCCTGCTGCAGAAGAACCGCGTCGGCCTCGCCGAGGACCCGCGCACCCTGGTGCTGGACGACTTCATCCACGTCGTCGACACGCTGCGCTTCCTCGTGCCCGGGCCGGTGGACCACATCGATGTGCGCGCCAGGGTCCGCGACGGGCTGATACACCATGTACTGCTGCAGCTGTCCGGGGACGGATTCACCGCGCTCGGCGTGATGAACCGGATGAGCGGCTCCACCGAGGAGGTCCTGGAGGTCTCCGGCCAGGACACCAAGCGGCAGGTGCTCAACCTCGCCGAGGTCATCGACCACAAGGGCCAGCCGAGCGTGCGCCGCCGGGGCGACTGGGTGCCGGTGGCGCGGCAGCGCGGGATCGAGCAGATCACCGACGCCTTCCTGGACGCGGTGCGCTCCGGGCGGCGGATCGGCGCCGAGGACGCGCTGCGTACCCACGAGCTGTGCGAACGGGTCGTCAGGGACGCCCTGGAGTCGGCTGGTCTGTCCGCCGGTCCGGACCGTGGTCCGACGGCCGGTCCGTCCGCCGTCTGA